The Acidobacteriaceae bacterium nucleotide sequence CAGCACGCTCTGCGTCTCCTTCGAGATATCAAGCAACGCAGGCACACTGTCCTGCATGCGGAAACCAAGCTCGTAGGACTTGATGAGCCCCTCTACTTCTTCAGGAGCTCCAGGTTTCCGTGCCTCTGACTCATTCAAGGACTGGATCAGATCAATCTGCTGGCGCTCCAGTTCACGACTCGTAGCGGCTTCAATGTTTGGCATGAGACCCGAATCGCTGATCGCGGTCCCCTGATAGTACGCAGGCAGGAACGCACTGCCGTAGTTGGACGCTCCACCGAATGCGACCGGCGGATTGATCGTGATGTAACCAGGGAGGTTTTGATTTTCCGTACCCAGCCCATAGAGCAACCACGACCCCATGCTTGGACGCGTGAGTGATGCGTTCGAACTGCCGGTATGCAACTGCACTACCGCCTGCGGATGCGCGGGCGTGTCTGTGTAGAGGCCACGCAAAAAGCAGAAGTCATCCGCATGCGTTGCCATATGTGGCAGCAGCTCCGAGAACCACGCTCCAGAGGCACCATACTGCTTGAACTTGAAGCGTGACGGCGTGATCGTGCCGCCTCCTGGGCCCGACTTGCCGCTCAGCTTCTCCAGTTGTGGCTTGTACTCAAAAGTGTCCACGCTGGACATCGCACCTTCCATGAAAAGGAAGATGATCTTCTTCGCCTTCGCAGGCAGCGGCGGGCGTTTCGCTGCGAGAGGGTTGAGCGTATTGAACTCCGCTGCAGCCGCAGTCTTAGAAAGCGAGCCGAGCAAGCCAGCCAATGCCAGATGGCCAAAGCCCGCACCAGCGGATCGCAGAATATCTCTTCGGGTAAAGCGATTCATTGCATTCTCCTGAAATCAACACGAGTTAGTGAACAAACTGAAACGCAGCAGAACCGTACAGCGACTGCACGAATGCAGACCAGGCAGCCTCTTGCGCGTTATCTAGGGTCACGGCAGACTGCGCGGGTGGAGCCTTCGCATCTTCGACCTCATCGTCCTGAGCAAGACCGTCTTCACGAATGATGCGCGCAGGATCGTTCGGCTTGTCTTGCCCCTGAAAAGCTATGCGGGCCACGCGCTTGTTCGACCGCGCCCAGGTCGCGGAGTACTCACGCAGAAACGCGGTCACACGCTTCCGCTCTGCGGTAGAGGGATCTCGCCCAAGCACCTTTTCATAGGCGATCCGAACTCCATCGTGTCCGCCATGATGTGCGAGAAGATTCCGCGCCAACTCCAGCGATTGCTCACGCACAAACGGTGAGTTGAGCATGAACAACGACTGCTTTGACACAGTGGTCACCTCTCGCTTGCCCGCAATCAACGTTTGCGTCACGGGATCGAAAGCGGCCAGCGAACGCGGCGTCTCATCACGAAGCAACGGCAGATAGATACTGCGATAGTGACTGCCGTCCGCTGCTTTCAGGATCGAGGCAACAGCCGGCCCATCATCCCTGACCTCGATCATGCGTAGAGCCATCGTTGGCGAACCATGTACCGCATGCAAATCCAGGTCACCAGCTGAGGCAAGAATACTGTCGCGAATTTCTTCCGCATCCATCCTGCGTGGAGAATGTCTCCACACATACTGGTTCTCGGGATCTACATTCTGGTTCTTCGCCGGTGCATCGGAACCGAGGCGATAGACATGTGAGAGTACGATCTCGCGAATCAGCTTCTTCGTCGACCATCCTTGCTCCACAAAATCATTCGCAAGATAGTCAAGCAACGCTGGATCCGAAGGAGTACCTCCCGTCACGCCGAAGTTGTCCTGCGTGACCACGATTCCCCGCCCGAACAAATGCTGCCATACGCGGTTCACATACACGCGCGTTGTCAGCGGATTGTCCGGACGCGCAATCCAGTCAGCGAGTTCGAGGCGCCCGCTATGATCTGCAGGAATGGTCGGCGTATTCGGTAACGAGAGCACAGTGAGGAAGCCGCGCGGAACCGTTGGTCCATGGCGCTCCTCCACGCCACGCACACGCACAGTCGTATCTGCGATCACGCCATCATGCATGCTGTGAATGCCATAGCCGTGTTCGCCCTTGTCCTCCAGCAATTGAAGGTTTTCACGTGCAGCGATGAAGTGTGTTCGCAGCTCGAGCCGATGTTTTTTCTCTTCATCCGATGGCGGAGGCAGACTCGGATTGAGCTTGAGCGCAGCCTCACGTTTCGCGTTCATCTCGTCCAGCTGCTTGCGATAGCTTGCAGCCTCCGCCTGCAGCTTCGCCTTCGCCGCTTTGTCCTCAATCGACACCGAGCTAGCGGCGCTCATGTATCCAAGGTGCTTCGGGTCGTAGTAGTCCAGGCTCGCGCCACCCATACGGCTGCTCAATCCAACATTGTCGTCCGTGCTGGTGAAGATGCCCGCCAGCGCGTAGTAGTCCTTCGTCGGAATGGGATCGAACTTATGGTCGTGGCAACGCGCGCAGGAAACAGTGATCGCCATCGTGGAGCGTGTCACCGTGTCGATGAGATCGTCGACGTTGTCCATCTTGTAGCGCGCCTTGAAGCGCTGGTTTACGTCTTTCGGCCCCAGAGCAAGATAGCCGGTCGCGATCAGCAGGCGATCACGCTCTTCTGGAGTGCTCGCAGGCAGAAGATCGCCTGCTATCTGTTCCCGCAGAAAACGGTTATACGGAACGTCACGATTTACCGCGTCGATAACGTAATCGCGATAGCGCCACGCGTTCGGATACGGCATGTTGCGCGAGGGCCCCGAAGACTCACCATAACGAGCGATATCAAGCCAATGTCTTCCCCACCGTTCGCCGAAGCGCGGCGAGGCAAGCAAGCGATCCACCAACTTGGCGTAGGCCTGCGGAGAATGATCGCGCTGGAAAGCACGCACTTCCTCCGGTGTAGGCGGCAAACCAGTCAGGTCAAAGGTGATTCGGCGCACAAGCGTGCCGGTATCGGCATCGGCAACCGGCGCCAGATGCTTCTCGTCTAACTTCGCAAGGACGTAGCGATCGATGTTTCCGCTCGCCCAACCAGCATCCTGAAGCACGGGAACGCCCGGATTGGTCAGCGGTTGCCATGACCAATGGCTCTGCTTCAACTTCGGATACAGTGCAGCAAGCCGACCAGGCGTCTGCGGCAGCTTCTCGGTTTCATCCGGCCAAGCGGCGCCATCCTTGATCCAACGCTCGAGGATAGCGATCTCTTCTGCAGGCAAAGCCTCCTTGCTCTCCTGCGGCATGCGTTGCTTTTCGTTGCTGCTCTTCACCCGCTCAATGAGCAAGCTCTTCTCCGGATGTCCAGGCACGATCGCAGGTCCGGTGTTACCACCGGCGAAGATGCTGATCCCAACATCAACGCGAAGGCCACCAGCTTCTTTGAAAGCGTCTGAGTGGCAGTTGTAGCAGCGGTTCACGAGGATGGGTCGCACGTTCTTCTCGAAGTACGCAAGCTGCTCTGCCGTTGCGGCGCGTGGATACGCTACGGCCGTCGCGATGAGCGGCGTCTTTGACTTCTCCATCACATCCTGCTGCGCCTTCAACTCACTCCAAGGCAGGTCATGCGCCACCCAGGCACGCAGGGCTGCGATCTCCGCCTCTGGAAGAGCATCGTCTCCCTTGGGCATGCGCTTCTTGTCATCGCTCGTGATGATGCGTTCTATCAACAAGCTCTCGTCGGGCTTGTCGGCGATGGCCGCTGGTCCCGATCGCCCGCCGCGCAAGATGCTCTCGCGATCGTCTAGCAACAGTCCACCTGCGGCGCGCGTGTCCTTGGAGTGGCAGTCATAGCAACGGCTCTTGAGAATCGGTTCGACCGTCTTCTCGTACGAAGCTGCGTCCGTCGCGTGCGGAGCCGCAGCGGGCTTCTCCGCAGCATCTACAGTAACCGTGCCAGAGCTGATGACAGAACCTAAAGCTAAGGCTCCAAGAACGATCGACAGCACAAGAAATGAGGATGGAGCAACATGGCTCCAACGCGATGACAATCGCATGTACATATCTCCGCAACCAAACGCACGCATATAGAGCGAAGCGCAGCTTGGCTAGCTAAGAAGGCAAATCAAATAAGAGAAAGAGGGAGATCCGGGAATGGACTAGCAACAACCACAACAGGGCGTCGTGGTTTGCGAGAGCGAGCGCTCAAGTACAGAAATGAATTCTGCAGGTTGCATTGCAAGACCTTAGCACTACAAGAATCAATAGTCAACATGTGGCAATGTAAATTACGCGTTGCTCGATAAAGGCAGGTAGCAAAGAGAATAGGCTCTTCGCTACCTACCTTCCATCCTAGGGATATAAAGCCGCAGACCGTATTACAGGCTCGCCTTCACCAGCGGCCCTTAGTAACTCTTTGAGTCGCTCGCGCAGTTCATCTGCTTTCTTTCGATATTCCTGCCTACCTGCGAGGTTGATAAGTTCATGGGGGTCTCCGCGCTGATCATAGAGTTGATACTCCGTGTAACTCTCCGCCGCAGGTGAAGTGCTTGAACCGCTCAGGTCGGCGACGCAGTATGTCCAATCCGGCGTCCGAATAGCACGAGCCGTCATCGACTCACTGATCTGGATGAACTGCTCTTGTTTCCAATGCTCACGTGCTGCAGAGTCATTCAGAAGCGCATACGCACTGCGGCCCTTCCACGAGGCCGGCACCGCTACCCCTGCTGCCTCCAGCAACGTAGGCGCAACATCAATCAGTCCAATCAGCTCCGGCACTTGCTGTGCTCCACGAAAACCCGGACCATCGATGATGAGCGGCACTCGAATCGAACTGTTGTGCGTGCTGCGCTTGTATTCCTTGTTGCGAGTAGCGAAGTGGCAGCCATGATCGCTGATAAAGACGAAGATCGTGTTCTCCGCTAAGCCCTCTTCTTCCAACACGCGACGTACTCGCCCCACCGAAGTATCGATAGCCGAGATGCAGCCGTAGTAGTCGGGAAGTTGCGACTGCCAGATTCCTGGCTGCGCGCGCAGGTCCTCCGGCACGGTGATGTTCTTGAACGTATCCGCCACACCATTTGGTGCGACCGGCGTGCCTCGATCATTCTGCTGATGCGGCTCTAGCTGCGAGATGAACAGGAAGAATGGCCTGTCATGTTTCTGACGAAGAAATCGCTCCGCACGGTCCGTGAGGAAGTCGACGCGGTACTCATCCTTGTATTCGATAGGTTGATTGTCGCGATCCCATATCGTGCCTTCGTAAGGGTGCGTGGTGCCCTCAATCGAATTGCTTCCCTCCCATAAATCGTCAAAGCCACCGCGCTCGGCAGCAGGCACAGCGCCCGGCCCACCACCTTGAGCCTTCCCGGGTGCAAGATGCCACTTACCGATGAGATTTGCCGAGTACCCGGCCTTGCGTAGCTCACCAGCCAACGTAGGAAGCGACTTGTTGAGCGGAAGACCGTTGTGCCACACTCCGGTTTCCGTCGCATAACGGCTAGTAAACAAAACCGAACGCGCAGGAGCACACACCGGCTGGTTCGTCACCGCTTGAGTAAAGTTCTTCCCTCTCGCTGCCAACGCATCGAGATTCGGCGTACGCGTAGAGTTGTTGAGTCTATTCGCTCCGACGAAATCCCAGCGGAACTGGTCAGCCAGATACAACACTATATTCGGTGCCGGCTTCTTCTTCGTTGTGGCAGCTGCAGCCGTGGTTACTTCGACTTGGCTTGCCCCAACCGTGAGTGCAGCGGCGACCGACTTTTTGAGAAATGACCTACGGGAGTTCGGTGATTGAGACATCAATATCCCTCCGCCGGCTTCTTGTCCGGCATGCTTCAAATAGTGCTCACCAGCCTCAGAATGCGGGACACTTCTTGAGGACACATGCAAAGAGTCGGCGCTCTGCAGCCATGGATTCAGCGCAGCATGTGCGAGGAGTGACCATCAACGCGATCGACCATTGGCATACAACACTCGTACGCAACTCGCCAGCAACCAGAGGCTCTGGAACCCAGACGGCTACAACAATGAGTTTTGAAATGAAAAAGGAATAGCAGAGCGCTTAGAAAAGAATCGCATTAGTAGCGACAACAAGCAGTCTGGTGATAGAAGTCCACGAACTCACGTTACCCACGATCAGTCACAATGTCAAACAGCTGCGGATCGCGTCTACACCTCTTCCGCGGACGGAACAATCATGAAATCTATGATGATTGAGGGTTCCCCCTTTAGGCGTACGCCTCAAGAATCCCTAGAGGAATACAAGGTGCGGTGAGTAGGCCCTACGCAAATGGTTTCCCTGTTTTTTCCTGTTTACTACGGGCCGCAGATTAGGATCAGTCTTTTAGACCGAATACACGGTGCGTCTGCTTGCTGTTGAATTCCCCAATTCCTTGTTTAATTCCCTGAAACAGCGAATGTCATTTAGAGACAGGGTTCGCCACAGACTACATCCACCGCCAGATTGAATGAGGCTTCGGCCTCAGAATGCGAAAGAGCCCGCTAAGCAGCGGGCTCTTTGCTCTTCTCTCCACGCTCTCCGCTAATCGTCCTTTGCAGCTCGCACGAGCGCATCGCGAAAGGCGTCCATCATCTGCGGGACGCGGAACAGAGCGGCCTGTGCGGCCCCACGCGCAATGTACTCCTGACGCGTCTCCGGCTCTTCGAGCAGCTTGCGAACAGCCGACTCGATGCTGCTCGGGGCAGAGGAATCGACAGCAAAGGGATCGACAAAAAGCGCGGCGGAACCGGCAATCTCGCGCAGAGCTCCCTCCTGCGTCGTAATGACGGGGCAGTTGAAGTGCATGGCCTCGAGGACGGGTAGACCAAAGCCCTCATAGAGCGACGGATAGACCAGTGCGAAGGCGCGCTGGTACAGCGCCACCAGCGTGCTGTCGTCTGCGACAACTGCGGTGACGCCTCCGCCCAGGCCCCAGCGGCTCAGGTAATCCTCTTCGGTATGGCTCAACCGGCCGGTACAGACGAGTTGCAGATCGGGGTACTCCTGCAGGATGGGCTGCAGGGCGCGGACGAGCGAGTAGAAGCCTTTCCTACCAGAGCGTTCGCCGACGAAGAGCAGGAATTTTTCTGGCAGCTTTGAGGTTGTCGGCGTCGCGCGGGCACTCGCCAGCAGGTTTCCCGTGGGAACGACGACGACGCGACGAGGATCCACCACAACCTGCTTGAGCAGCGCGTCGCGCGTGTCGTTTGAGATACAGAGCACGAGGCTTGCCCGGCAAGCGGCGTAGAGGAGGCTGGTCATGCCAGGGCCTGCGGCGTCAAAGAGCCCATCCGGTGCGGTCACGCACGTCATCAGATCATGCACGACCATCAGAAACGGTGCGTCTGCCCTCTCGTCCAGAAAGCGGGAGTCAAACTCGGGCGACGTGAACAGGATGACGTCGTACTGGCCTTGTCGCACGGCACGCCGAAACAGGCGCCGAGAAAGATAGTCCATCACGCGAACCGCAAAGGGAATGCGGTGCAGCCACAACGTGCGGCGGGAAAGCGGCGTATGGAAATCGCATTTGCTGGAGACCAGAGGAACGTTCAGCTCCACTCCGCGCTCGCGTAAGCCATCGCAAACAGCCGTGTAATAACGAGTCAATCCGCAACGACCAAAGCGAAAGACCGATGGATCAACGAGGACTCTCAAGGTAGGTAGAATACAAGAGATATTTACGCTTCATGAG carries:
- a CDS encoding DUF1501 domain-containing protein, encoding MNRFTRRDILRSAGAGFGHLALAGLLGSLSKTAAAAEFNTLNPLAAKRPPLPAKAKKIIFLFMEGAMSSVDTFEYKPQLEKLSGKSGPGGGTITPSRFKFKQYGASGAWFSELLPHMATHADDFCFLRGLYTDTPAHPQAVVQLHTGSSNASLTRPSMGSWLLYGLGTENQNLPGYITINPPVAFGGASNYGSAFLPAYYQGTAISDSGLMPNIEAATSRELERQQIDLIQSLNESEARKPGAPEEVEGLIKSYELGFRMQDSVPALLDISKETQSVLDAYGVKAGIEGSFARQCLMARRLSEAGVRFVEVRQPGWDHHTNLHNGLIEQSRRIDQPIAALLTDLKQRGLLEDTLVLFGSEFGRLPTSQGLDGRDHNITGYAMAMIGAGVKKGFSYGGTDDLGMAAVEGRMHINDLHATLLALMGIDHERLTYKYAGRDFRLTNVAGVVQQQVFA
- a CDS encoding PSD1 and planctomycete cytochrome C domain-containing protein, which codes for MRLSSRWSHVAPSSFLVLSIVLGALALGSVISSGTVTVDAAEKPAAAPHATDAASYEKTVEPILKSRCYDCHSKDTRAAGGLLLDDRESILRGGRSGPAAIADKPDESLLIERIITSDDKKRMPKGDDALPEAEIAALRAWVAHDLPWSELKAQQDVMEKSKTPLIATAVAYPRAATAEQLAYFEKNVRPILVNRCYNCHSDAFKEAGGLRVDVGISIFAGGNTGPAIVPGHPEKSLLIERVKSSNEKQRMPQESKEALPAEEIAILERWIKDGAAWPDETEKLPQTPGRLAALYPKLKQSHWSWQPLTNPGVPVLQDAGWASGNIDRYVLAKLDEKHLAPVADADTGTLVRRITFDLTGLPPTPEEVRAFQRDHSPQAYAKLVDRLLASPRFGERWGRHWLDIARYGESSGPSRNMPYPNAWRYRDYVIDAVNRDVPYNRFLREQIAGDLLPASTPEERDRLLIATGYLALGPKDVNQRFKARYKMDNVDDLIDTVTRSTMAITVSCARCHDHKFDPIPTKDYYALAGIFTSTDDNVGLSSRMGGASLDYYDPKHLGYMSAASSVSIEDKAAKAKLQAEAASYRKQLDEMNAKREAALKLNPSLPPPSDEEKKHRLELRTHFIAARENLQLLEDKGEHGYGIHSMHDGVIADTTVRVRGVEERHGPTVPRGFLTVLSLPNTPTIPADHSGRLELADWIARPDNPLTTRVYVNRVWQHLFGRGIVVTQDNFGVTGGTPSDPALLDYLANDFVEQGWSTKKLIREIVLSHVYRLGSDAPAKNQNVDPENQYVWRHSPRRMDAEEIRDSILASAGDLDLHAVHGSPTMALRMIEVRDDGPAVASILKAADGSHYRSIYLPLLRDETPRSLAAFDPVTQTLIAGKREVTTVSKQSLFMLNSPFVREQSLELARNLLAHHGGHDGVRIAYEKVLGRDPSTAERKRVTAFLREYSATWARSNKRVARIAFQGQDKPNDPARIIREDGLAQDDEVEDAKAPPAQSAVTLDNAQEAAWSAFVQSLYGSAAFQFVH
- a CDS encoding sulfatase-like hydrolase/transferase; this encodes MSQSPNSRRSFLKKSVAAALTVGASQVEVTTAAAATTKKKPAPNIVLYLADQFRWDFVGANRLNNSTRTPNLDALAARGKNFTQAVTNQPVCAPARSVLFTSRYATETGVWHNGLPLNKSLPTLAGELRKAGYSANLIGKWHLAPGKAQGGGPGAVPAAERGGFDDLWEGSNSIEGTTHPYEGTIWDRDNQPIEYKDEYRVDFLTDRAERFLRQKHDRPFFLFISQLEPHQQNDRGTPVAPNGVADTFKNITVPEDLRAQPGIWQSQLPDYYGCISAIDTSVGRVRRVLEEEGLAENTIFVFISDHGCHFATRNKEYKRSTHNSSIRVPLIIDGPGFRGAQQVPELIGLIDVAPTLLEAAGVAVPASWKGRSAYALLNDSAAREHWKQEQFIQISESMTARAIRTPDWTYCVADLSGSSTSPAAESYTEYQLYDQRGDPHELINLAGRQEYRKKADELRERLKELLRAAGEGEPVIRSAALYP
- a CDS encoding glycosyltransferase family 1 protein is translated as MTRYYTAVCDGLRERGVELNVPLVSSKCDFHTPLSRRTLWLHRIPFAVRVMDYLSRRLFRRAVRQGQYDVILFTSPEFDSRFLDERADAPFLMVVHDLMTCVTAPDGLFDAAGPGMTSLLYAACRASLVLCISNDTRDALLKQVVVDPRRVVVVPTGNLLASARATPTTSKLPEKFLLFVGERSGRKGFYSLVRALQPILQEYPDLQLVCTGRLSHTEEDYLSRWGLGGGVTAVVADDSTLVALYQRAFALVYPSLYEGFGLPVLEAMHFNCPVITTQEGALREIAGSAALFVDPFAVDSSAPSSIESAVRKLLEEPETRQEYIARGAAQAALFRVPQMMDAFRDALVRAAKDD